Proteins found in one Polyangia bacterium genomic segment:
- a CDS encoding spermidine synthase, whose protein sequence is MSTPEGPLELRQRGASDFLITVGGRVLMTSMAHRSEDALARLTCDALAAVKRPHVLLGGLGMALTLRATLTALPPGAVVTVVDLHPRVVAWCRGPLAALCDRALDDARVAVQVANVAKVIAAARPRSYHAIVLDLYEGPPKHDGGRGDALYGAAALENARAALEPGGVFAVWSEDESPPFRARLEAAGFTVERHRIGRGGRTHVIYLATAPMTTPGPAHRR, encoded by the coding sequence GTGAGCACGCCAGAGGGTCCGCTCGAGCTCCGGCAACGGGGAGCGAGCGATTTTCTGATCACCGTGGGCGGGCGCGTGCTGATGACCAGCATGGCCCATCGGTCAGAGGACGCCCTGGCACGCTTGACGTGCGACGCGCTGGCGGCCGTCAAGCGGCCGCACGTCTTGCTGGGCGGATTGGGAATGGCGCTAACGTTGCGCGCGACGCTGACGGCGTTGCCGCCAGGCGCTGTCGTCACGGTCGTCGATCTGCATCCTCGGGTGGTCGCCTGGTGCCGTGGTCCGCTGGCCGCACTTTGCGATCGCGCACTGGACGACGCGCGCGTGGCCGTGCAAGTGGCGAACGTGGCCAAGGTGATCGCTGCCGCCCGGCCGCGGTCGTATCACGCGATCGTCCTCGACCTTTACGAAGGCCCGCCCAAGCACGATGGTGGTCGCGGCGACGCTCTTTACGGCGCCGCCGCCCTCGAGAATGCGCGCGCCGCCCTGGAACCCGGCGGCGTGTTCGCGGTGTGGTCCGAAGACGAGAGCCCGCCATTTCGCGCGCGGCTTGAAGCGGCCGGCTTCACCGTCGAACGACACCGGATCGGCCGCGGCGGCCGCACACATGTCATCTATTTGGCCACGGCGCCAATGACCACACCCGGGCCTGCTCACCGACGGTAA